In Acropora muricata isolate sample 2 chromosome 11, ASM3666990v1, whole genome shotgun sequence, one DNA window encodes the following:
- the LOC136889947 gene encoding uncharacterized protein isoform X1 → MATGSGGLPKNLIFTMPSKLPGTPAPPTVLPAPSTGIATVSSFNLDDNQKRWMVIGICMNKILLPPLRDFVAKEIPKHYIALKNSDKIDTQVYKNYLLKDGVSELNYGSINSNWDHWKRKKASYNYNVSSAEEFAKLYLEPKMAKFTGFDNTCDLSAVLGILANATCFSTAIQGNAKNMRANVRNKWGHCDFDHWTHVNFGMCFQVMETMIRSLRLAKADEEKRVDSLLDWQTKGLTMCMGCPVDKDLMQLVTVEVSNLEEDLKDLKTTSEDEVKKIRSALQSFKDEADNYFKQIEEKQKALSAAISDNARDISKNTKRLDGCDKSISVLEERQSNLEETVASVKDKQVTLSSEVGALKTEQSQLDSRVKALEERTLNAVAGGKIVQVPCRNSCFCGRRNELEAIASHTRNTKGGFIHSAICGLGGVGKTSLVVEFLSQHEEDYPGGIFWISGENNEVFQRSLNEVARQLGTFQNDFSISLSNTLECLKRKEHMWCLVVDNLDELEMSDDMKKLLTGHWKHKACGHIIITTRREAVEIGEDLGIEEEYCIELKCLTSDEGIQFLAMRTGKVTGDEEHARKLVRELGGLPLALDQAGAYIRCLNKPIKEYLKEYQKQRLLLLKKRKARNLVENTPKERLAVHTTWLMNFKHIADLSQELDLGQAPKLVMQICAFFGPDDIPYQLINQEIYKEDHSTMCDQAEIVSLLTKFSLFQRYSTNSFSVHRLVQEVIRCELRKETDSVSEFDILSYAVRVLHFSLDRALSPASVCQSFSEDAVFSLDNPPSLHLWSKLALHATYLQEHLLSLSEKQKVSLNSFLCTDEIIRIFNEAGVFFAVSQEKIKAQEMQTLKLDLLVNNNATQDTTALPDYFLKIPLKDRECKIISHCMRQSPTECDSTDEVNASQMEKEKEVNHLREQGNLEVKHQRFTEALKLYSKAIDLSTGDYRLFSNRSLCYLKLGDPKKALEDCDKCLSLKPNFHKAIMRKAWALDELVKSGSTERVAQKKAMMALALHLDSRLSCDKKWSKMFQDEPGLTTREVTNESQLAFALMNTQACETLLLHEGEYNLSHFIAFTDLQIVGLGQGAVLRVKEVFGISSRIYFENIALPKGNIGLVCSGKDAAIHMVHCDISGGSSSCEDYPECDGGPGCIAALLGKPTCDRSGKFGDASTKSGVPGFPGLCIENGSVQIENCLVHDCGGGGILVTGKGSQALVRRCEVYKNHQAGLEAREGGKLVAMENRIFDSGFHGILIGPNAGECKIDGNKIFENAFEGIYAIRNEREIAICNNDIHHNGPFGISLDEDSRLFISTNKIFENGFWGIRAASRTSAVITENLISNNKCGGIFIGTNYSGRIHLESNIIRDHSGPWINHHETKISIPCDDFSPEPFGFSLPPGENQIYNHPPILSQNKTFNNIEGMNHPREVGGRIYSGCTFCCRPKDVVQCLLKCPKCHIATYCCKECQDKHWPTHKALCRALEGCYSITVNILPTLGFEPGTQSIRTFGGHLKGIGTGPKPQRNSRKEFIVKIQTQTLNSHPLQMLVVYDKSLALQCSIQSPEVFSVIKECGVLGALNKFTSKKAFFWAMYAQGGEELTIFLDHLAPYQKW, encoded by the exons ATGGCAACTGGCTCAGGTGGGCTtccaaaaaatttaatatttaccATGCCTTCAAAACTGCCAGGAACACCAGCTCCGCCTACAGTTTTACCTGCTCCCTCCACTGGCATTGCTACAG tCAGCAGTTTCAACCTTGATGACAACCAGAAGAGATGGATGGTGATAGGAATTTGCATGAACAAGATTTTGTTACCACCTCTGCGTGATTTTGTGGccaaagaaataccaaaacacTACATTGCACTGAAAAATTCTGATAAGATTGACACACAAGTGTACAAGAATTATCTACTTAAAGATGGGGTGTCTGAGTTAAACTATGGTAGTATCAACAGTAACTGGGATCACTGGAAGAGGAAAAAAGCATCTTATAACTACAATGTCAGCTCCGCTGAAGAATTTGCAAAGCTTTATCTTGAGCCTAAAATGGCAAAGTTTACAG gATTCGACAACACTTGTGATTTGTCAGCAGTGTTAGGAATTCTGGCCAATGCGACTTGTTTTAGCACTGCTATTCAAGGGAATGCCAAGAATATGCGCGCTAATGTGAGAAATAAATGGGGCCATTGTGACTTTGACCATTGGACACATGTTAATTTTGGAATGTGCTTTCAAGTGATGGAGACAATGATTCGTTCTCTGAGACTTGCAAAAGCTGATGAAGAAAAACGTGTTGATTCCCTTCTGGACTGGCAGACCAAAG GTTTGACAATGTGCATGGGCTGTCCAGTGGATAAAGACCTTATGCAACTTGTCACTGTTGAGGTTTCAAATCTTGAAGAAGACTTGAAGGACCTGAAGACAACAAGTGAGGATGAAGTCAAGAAGATAAGGAGTGCCCTTCAGAGCTTCAAAGACGAAGCTGATAATTATTTTaagcaaattgaagaaaagcaaaaggcATTGTCAGCTGCCATTTCAGACAATGCACGTGACATAAGTAAAAATACTAAGCGCCTAGATGGTTGTGACAAGAGCATTTCTGTATTAGAAGAAAGGCAGAGTAATCTGGAGGAAACTGTGGCGTCTGTAAAGGACAAACAGGTCACTCTGTCTTCAGAAGTTGGGGCCTTGAAAACTGAACAATCCCAGTTAGATTCTAGAGTTAAGGCACTAGAGGAGAGAACTTTGAATGCTGTTGCAGGTGGCAAAATTGTTCAAGTGCCTTGTCGAAATTCCTGCTTCTGTGGTCGCCGCAACGAGTTGGAAGCCATTGCATCTCATACCAGAAATACTAAAGGTGGTTTCATTCATTCAGCTATTTGTGGCCTTGGCGGGGTCGGCAAAACCTCTCTTGTTGTAGAATTTCTAAGTCAGCATGAGGAAGATTACCCAGGTGGCATTTTTTGGATTTCGGGTGAAAATAATGAAGTTTTTCAAAGGTCTCTTAATGAAGTTGCCCGACAATTAGGAACCTTTCAAAATGATTTTTCCATCTCCTTGTCAAACACCCTTGAATGTCTAAAGAGGAAGGAGCATATGTGGTGCTTGGTTGTGGATAATCTTGATGAACTTGAAATGTCAGATGATATGAAAAAACTGCTCACTGGTCACTGGAAACACAAGGCATGTGGTCATATTATTATAACGACAAGAAGAGAGGCAGTTGAGATCGGAGAAGACTTGGGAATTGAAGAAGAATATTGCATTGAATTGAAGTGCTTGACATCAGATGAAGGCATTCAGTTTCTAGCAATGCGAACTGGAAAGGTAACAGGTGATGAGGAACATGCTCGTAAGCTGGTTCGTGAGCTTGGAGGACTTCCCCTGGCTCTTGATCAAGCCGGAGCCTATATTCGGTGCCTCAATAAACCCATAAAAGAGTACCTAAAGGAGTATCAAAAACAAAGATtgcttcttttgaaaaaaagaaaagcccGAAATCTTGTTGAAAATACCCCCAAAGAACGGTTAGCTGTCCATACTACATGGTTGATGAATTTCAAACACATAGCTGACTTATCCCAGGAGCTGGATCTTGGACAAGCACCCAAACTAGTAATGCAGATTTGTGCTTTTTTTGGACCAGATGACATTCCCTACCAATTGATCAACCAGGAAATATACAAGGAGGACCATTCTACAATGTGTGACCAAGCTGAGATAGTGTCCCTCCTAACTAAATTTTCCCTCTTTCAAAGGTACTCAACAAATTCGTTCAGTGTTCACCGTCTAGTCCAAGAAGTGATCCGTTGTGAACTGAGGAAAGAAACAGACTCTGTTTCTGAGTTTGACATTCTTTCTTATGCAGTTAGAGTTCTTCACTTTTCATTAGATCGTGCACTTTCACCTGCTTCAGTTTGCCAGAGCTTTTCTGAAGATGCTGTTTTCAGTCTGGACAATCCTCCATCGTTGCATCTATGGAGTAAGCTGGCCTTGCATGCCACTTACTTACAGGAGCACTTGCTCAGCctttcagaaaaacaaaaagtttccCTTAATTCCTTCCTATGTACAGATGAAATAATCAGAATTTTTAATGAAGCAGGGGTATTCTTCGCAGTTTCCCAAGAGAAAATCAAAGCCCAAGAGATGCAGACATTAAAACTGGACTTGCTTGTGAACAATAATGCAACTCAAGATACTACCGCTCTTCCTGACTATTTTCTTAAAATTCCATTGAAAGACAGGGAATGCAAGATTATTTCTCACTGTATGCGGCAATCTCCAACAGAATGTGATTCCACAGATGAGGTAAATGCTTCTCAAATGGAAAAGGAGAAGGAAGTAAACCATCTCAGGGAACAAGGAAATCTAGAAGTTAAACATCAGAGGTTTACTGAGGCATTAAAACTGTATTCAAAAGCTATTGATTTGTCAACTGGTGACTATCGACTCTTCTCCAACCGATCTCTGTGTTATTTAAAACTTGGGGATCCTAAGAAAGCTCTGGAAGACTGTGATAAGTGCCTTTCTTTAAAGCCTAACTTCCACAAGGCAATAATGAGAAAGGCTTGGGCTCTGGATGAACTTGTGAAAAGTGGGTCAACTGAACGAGTTGCACAAAAGAAAGCAATGATGGCATTGGCACTTCACCTGGACTCCCGTCTTTCATGTGACAAAAAGTGGTCCAAAATGTTTCAAGATGAACCAGGGCTCACAACCCGAGAGGTAACCAATGAAAGTCAATTGGCCTTTGCTTTGATGAACACACAAGCTTGTGAAACTCTTTTACTGCATGAAGGAGAGTACAATTTAAGCCATTTCATCGCATTTACCGACCTTCAAATTGTTGGATTAGGACAGGGAGCTGTCTTGAGGGTCAAAGAAGTATTTGGAATTTCTAGTAGGATCTATTTTGAGAACATTGCTTTGCCAAAAGGTAATATTGGACTGGTTTGCAGTGGTAAAGATGCAGCAATTCACATGGTTCACTGTGACATATCTGGTGGATCCTCCAGTTGTGAGGACTATCCAGAATGTGATGGTGGACCTGGATGTATAGCAGCCCTTTTAGGAAAACCAACATGCGATCGAAGTGGTAAATTTGGTGACGCATCAACGAAATCTGGTGTTCCAGGTTTTCCTGGACTTTGTATAGAAAATGGTTCTGTACAAATTGAAAACTGTTTGGTTCATGACTGTGGTGGTGGAGGCATTTTGGTTACTGGTAAAGGGTCACAGGCATTGGTTAGAAGATGTGAAGTCTACAAGAACCACCAAGCTGGTTTAGAAGCCAGAGAAGGAGGAAAACTTGTTGCAATGGAAAACAGGATATTCGACAGTGGTTTTCATGGCATTCTAATCGGCCCAAATGCTGGAGAATGCAAAATCGATGGcaacaaaatctttgaaaatgcATTCGAGGGCATCTATGCCATTCGTAATGAGAGAGAAATAGCCATATGCAACAATGACATTCATCACAATGGACCCTTTGGAATTTCTCTTGATGAGGACTCCCGTCTTTTTATCTCTACtaacaaaatatttgaaaatggaTTTTGGGGTATTAGGGCTGCATCACGAACATCAGCCGTTATAACAGAAAATTTAATCTCTAACAACAAATGTGGTGGTATTTTTATTGGTACAAATTATTCTGGCCGCATTCACCTGGAATCAAACATCATTCGAGACCATAGTGGGCCGTGGATTAATCATCATGAGACAAAAATCAGTATTCCTTGTGATGATTTTTCACCCGAGCCTTTTGGTTTTTCGCTTCCACCAGGTGAAAACCAAATTTACAATCATCCTCCAATTCTAagtcaaaacaaaacattcaacaACATAGAAGGAATGAACCACCCTAGGGAGGTTGGTGGACGAATTTATAGTGGATGTACATTCTGTTGTCGTCCAAAAGATGTAGTGCAATGCCTTTTAAAATGCCCAAAGTGTCACATTGCAACTTACTGCTGCAAAGAATGTCAGGATAAACACTGGCCCACACACAAGGCATTGTGTAGAGCATTGGAAGGTTGTTATTCCATCACAGTTAACATACTTCCTACCCTTGGATTTGAGCCAGGAACTCAGTCTATTCGGACATTTGGAGGTCATTTAAAAGGTATTGGAACAGGTCCTAAACCCCAGCGAAACAGCCGCAAGGAGTTCATTGTGAAAATTCAAACCCAAACTCTCAACAGCCACCCTCTACAGATGCTTGTTGTTTATGATAAAAGCCTGGCTCTTCAGTGTTCTATTCAAAGCCCGGAAGTTTTCTCTGTGATTAAGGAATGCGGTGTCCTTGGGGCTTTGAACAAATTCACCAGCaaaaaggcttttttctgggCAATGTATGCACAAGGCGGAGAGGAACTAACAATTTTTCTTGACCATCTGGCTCCTTATCAAAAGTGGTGA
- the LOC136889947 gene encoding uncharacterized protein isoform X2 — translation MVIGICMNKILLPPLRDFVAKEIPKHYIALKNSDKIDTQVYKNYLLKDGVSELNYGSINSNWDHWKRKKASYNYNVSSAEEFAKLYLEPKMAKFTGFDNTCDLSAVLGILANATCFSTAIQGNAKNMRANVRNKWGHCDFDHWTHVNFGMCFQVMETMIRSLRLAKADEEKRVDSLLDWQTKGLTMCMGCPVDKDLMQLVTVEVSNLEEDLKDLKTTSEDEVKKIRSALQSFKDEADNYFKQIEEKQKALSAAISDNARDISKNTKRLDGCDKSISVLEERQSNLEETVASVKDKQVTLSSEVGALKTEQSQLDSRVKALEERTLNAVAGGKIVQVPCRNSCFCGRRNELEAIASHTRNTKGGFIHSAICGLGGVGKTSLVVEFLSQHEEDYPGGIFWISGENNEVFQRSLNEVARQLGTFQNDFSISLSNTLECLKRKEHMWCLVVDNLDELEMSDDMKKLLTGHWKHKACGHIIITTRREAVEIGEDLGIEEEYCIELKCLTSDEGIQFLAMRTGKVTGDEEHARKLVRELGGLPLALDQAGAYIRCLNKPIKEYLKEYQKQRLLLLKKRKARNLVENTPKERLAVHTTWLMNFKHIADLSQELDLGQAPKLVMQICAFFGPDDIPYQLINQEIYKEDHSTMCDQAEIVSLLTKFSLFQRYSTNSFSVHRLVQEVIRCELRKETDSVSEFDILSYAVRVLHFSLDRALSPASVCQSFSEDAVFSLDNPPSLHLWSKLALHATYLQEHLLSLSEKQKVSLNSFLCTDEIIRIFNEAGVFFAVSQEKIKAQEMQTLKLDLLVNNNATQDTTALPDYFLKIPLKDRECKIISHCMRQSPTECDSTDEVNASQMEKEKEVNHLREQGNLEVKHQRFTEALKLYSKAIDLSTGDYRLFSNRSLCYLKLGDPKKALEDCDKCLSLKPNFHKAIMRKAWALDELVKSGSTERVAQKKAMMALALHLDSRLSCDKKWSKMFQDEPGLTTREVTNESQLAFALMNTQACETLLLHEGEYNLSHFIAFTDLQIVGLGQGAVLRVKEVFGISSRIYFENIALPKGNIGLVCSGKDAAIHMVHCDISGGSSSCEDYPECDGGPGCIAALLGKPTCDRSGKFGDASTKSGVPGFPGLCIENGSVQIENCLVHDCGGGGILVTGKGSQALVRRCEVYKNHQAGLEAREGGKLVAMENRIFDSGFHGILIGPNAGECKIDGNKIFENAFEGIYAIRNEREIAICNNDIHHNGPFGISLDEDSRLFISTNKIFENGFWGIRAASRTSAVITENLISNNKCGGIFIGTNYSGRIHLESNIIRDHSGPWINHHETKISIPCDDFSPEPFGFSLPPGENQIYNHPPILSQNKTFNNIEGMNHPREVGGRIYSGCTFCCRPKDVVQCLLKCPKCHIATYCCKECQDKHWPTHKALCRALEGCYSITVNILPTLGFEPGTQSIRTFGGHLKGIGTGPKPQRNSRKEFIVKIQTQTLNSHPLQMLVVYDKSLALQCSIQSPEVFSVIKECGVLGALNKFTSKKAFFWAMYAQGGEELTIFLDHLAPYQKW, via the exons ATGGTGATAGGAATTTGCATGAACAAGATTTTGTTACCACCTCTGCGTGATTTTGTGGccaaagaaataccaaaacacTACATTGCACTGAAAAATTCTGATAAGATTGACACACAAGTGTACAAGAATTATCTACTTAAAGATGGGGTGTCTGAGTTAAACTATGGTAGTATCAACAGTAACTGGGATCACTGGAAGAGGAAAAAAGCATCTTATAACTACAATGTCAGCTCCGCTGAAGAATTTGCAAAGCTTTATCTTGAGCCTAAAATGGCAAAGTTTACAG gATTCGACAACACTTGTGATTTGTCAGCAGTGTTAGGAATTCTGGCCAATGCGACTTGTTTTAGCACTGCTATTCAAGGGAATGCCAAGAATATGCGCGCTAATGTGAGAAATAAATGGGGCCATTGTGACTTTGACCATTGGACACATGTTAATTTTGGAATGTGCTTTCAAGTGATGGAGACAATGATTCGTTCTCTGAGACTTGCAAAAGCTGATGAAGAAAAACGTGTTGATTCCCTTCTGGACTGGCAGACCAAAG GTTTGACAATGTGCATGGGCTGTCCAGTGGATAAAGACCTTATGCAACTTGTCACTGTTGAGGTTTCAAATCTTGAAGAAGACTTGAAGGACCTGAAGACAACAAGTGAGGATGAAGTCAAGAAGATAAGGAGTGCCCTTCAGAGCTTCAAAGACGAAGCTGATAATTATTTTaagcaaattgaagaaaagcaaaaggcATTGTCAGCTGCCATTTCAGACAATGCACGTGACATAAGTAAAAATACTAAGCGCCTAGATGGTTGTGACAAGAGCATTTCTGTATTAGAAGAAAGGCAGAGTAATCTGGAGGAAACTGTGGCGTCTGTAAAGGACAAACAGGTCACTCTGTCTTCAGAAGTTGGGGCCTTGAAAACTGAACAATCCCAGTTAGATTCTAGAGTTAAGGCACTAGAGGAGAGAACTTTGAATGCTGTTGCAGGTGGCAAAATTGTTCAAGTGCCTTGTCGAAATTCCTGCTTCTGTGGTCGCCGCAACGAGTTGGAAGCCATTGCATCTCATACCAGAAATACTAAAGGTGGTTTCATTCATTCAGCTATTTGTGGCCTTGGCGGGGTCGGCAAAACCTCTCTTGTTGTAGAATTTCTAAGTCAGCATGAGGAAGATTACCCAGGTGGCATTTTTTGGATTTCGGGTGAAAATAATGAAGTTTTTCAAAGGTCTCTTAATGAAGTTGCCCGACAATTAGGAACCTTTCAAAATGATTTTTCCATCTCCTTGTCAAACACCCTTGAATGTCTAAAGAGGAAGGAGCATATGTGGTGCTTGGTTGTGGATAATCTTGATGAACTTGAAATGTCAGATGATATGAAAAAACTGCTCACTGGTCACTGGAAACACAAGGCATGTGGTCATATTATTATAACGACAAGAAGAGAGGCAGTTGAGATCGGAGAAGACTTGGGAATTGAAGAAGAATATTGCATTGAATTGAAGTGCTTGACATCAGATGAAGGCATTCAGTTTCTAGCAATGCGAACTGGAAAGGTAACAGGTGATGAGGAACATGCTCGTAAGCTGGTTCGTGAGCTTGGAGGACTTCCCCTGGCTCTTGATCAAGCCGGAGCCTATATTCGGTGCCTCAATAAACCCATAAAAGAGTACCTAAAGGAGTATCAAAAACAAAGATtgcttcttttgaaaaaaagaaaagcccGAAATCTTGTTGAAAATACCCCCAAAGAACGGTTAGCTGTCCATACTACATGGTTGATGAATTTCAAACACATAGCTGACTTATCCCAGGAGCTGGATCTTGGACAAGCACCCAAACTAGTAATGCAGATTTGTGCTTTTTTTGGACCAGATGACATTCCCTACCAATTGATCAACCAGGAAATATACAAGGAGGACCATTCTACAATGTGTGACCAAGCTGAGATAGTGTCCCTCCTAACTAAATTTTCCCTCTTTCAAAGGTACTCAACAAATTCGTTCAGTGTTCACCGTCTAGTCCAAGAAGTGATCCGTTGTGAACTGAGGAAAGAAACAGACTCTGTTTCTGAGTTTGACATTCTTTCTTATGCAGTTAGAGTTCTTCACTTTTCATTAGATCGTGCACTTTCACCTGCTTCAGTTTGCCAGAGCTTTTCTGAAGATGCTGTTTTCAGTCTGGACAATCCTCCATCGTTGCATCTATGGAGTAAGCTGGCCTTGCATGCCACTTACTTACAGGAGCACTTGCTCAGCctttcagaaaaacaaaaagtttccCTTAATTCCTTCCTATGTACAGATGAAATAATCAGAATTTTTAATGAAGCAGGGGTATTCTTCGCAGTTTCCCAAGAGAAAATCAAAGCCCAAGAGATGCAGACATTAAAACTGGACTTGCTTGTGAACAATAATGCAACTCAAGATACTACCGCTCTTCCTGACTATTTTCTTAAAATTCCATTGAAAGACAGGGAATGCAAGATTATTTCTCACTGTATGCGGCAATCTCCAACAGAATGTGATTCCACAGATGAGGTAAATGCTTCTCAAATGGAAAAGGAGAAGGAAGTAAACCATCTCAGGGAACAAGGAAATCTAGAAGTTAAACATCAGAGGTTTACTGAGGCATTAAAACTGTATTCAAAAGCTATTGATTTGTCAACTGGTGACTATCGACTCTTCTCCAACCGATCTCTGTGTTATTTAAAACTTGGGGATCCTAAGAAAGCTCTGGAAGACTGTGATAAGTGCCTTTCTTTAAAGCCTAACTTCCACAAGGCAATAATGAGAAAGGCTTGGGCTCTGGATGAACTTGTGAAAAGTGGGTCAACTGAACGAGTTGCACAAAAGAAAGCAATGATGGCATTGGCACTTCACCTGGACTCCCGTCTTTCATGTGACAAAAAGTGGTCCAAAATGTTTCAAGATGAACCAGGGCTCACAACCCGAGAGGTAACCAATGAAAGTCAATTGGCCTTTGCTTTGATGAACACACAAGCTTGTGAAACTCTTTTACTGCATGAAGGAGAGTACAATTTAAGCCATTTCATCGCATTTACCGACCTTCAAATTGTTGGATTAGGACAGGGAGCTGTCTTGAGGGTCAAAGAAGTATTTGGAATTTCTAGTAGGATCTATTTTGAGAACATTGCTTTGCCAAAAGGTAATATTGGACTGGTTTGCAGTGGTAAAGATGCAGCAATTCACATGGTTCACTGTGACATATCTGGTGGATCCTCCAGTTGTGAGGACTATCCAGAATGTGATGGTGGACCTGGATGTATAGCAGCCCTTTTAGGAAAACCAACATGCGATCGAAGTGGTAAATTTGGTGACGCATCAACGAAATCTGGTGTTCCAGGTTTTCCTGGACTTTGTATAGAAAATGGTTCTGTACAAATTGAAAACTGTTTGGTTCATGACTGTGGTGGTGGAGGCATTTTGGTTACTGGTAAAGGGTCACAGGCATTGGTTAGAAGATGTGAAGTCTACAAGAACCACCAAGCTGGTTTAGAAGCCAGAGAAGGAGGAAAACTTGTTGCAATGGAAAACAGGATATTCGACAGTGGTTTTCATGGCATTCTAATCGGCCCAAATGCTGGAGAATGCAAAATCGATGGcaacaaaatctttgaaaatgcATTCGAGGGCATCTATGCCATTCGTAATGAGAGAGAAATAGCCATATGCAACAATGACATTCATCACAATGGACCCTTTGGAATTTCTCTTGATGAGGACTCCCGTCTTTTTATCTCTACtaacaaaatatttgaaaatggaTTTTGGGGTATTAGGGCTGCATCACGAACATCAGCCGTTATAACAGAAAATTTAATCTCTAACAACAAATGTGGTGGTATTTTTATTGGTACAAATTATTCTGGCCGCATTCACCTGGAATCAAACATCATTCGAGACCATAGTGGGCCGTGGATTAATCATCATGAGACAAAAATCAGTATTCCTTGTGATGATTTTTCACCCGAGCCTTTTGGTTTTTCGCTTCCACCAGGTGAAAACCAAATTTACAATCATCCTCCAATTCTAagtcaaaacaaaacattcaacaACATAGAAGGAATGAACCACCCTAGGGAGGTTGGTGGACGAATTTATAGTGGATGTACATTCTGTTGTCGTCCAAAAGATGTAGTGCAATGCCTTTTAAAATGCCCAAAGTGTCACATTGCAACTTACTGCTGCAAAGAATGTCAGGATAAACACTGGCCCACACACAAGGCATTGTGTAGAGCATTGGAAGGTTGTTATTCCATCACAGTTAACATACTTCCTACCCTTGGATTTGAGCCAGGAACTCAGTCTATTCGGACATTTGGAGGTCATTTAAAAGGTATTGGAACAGGTCCTAAACCCCAGCGAAACAGCCGCAAGGAGTTCATTGTGAAAATTCAAACCCAAACTCTCAACAGCCACCCTCTACAGATGCTTGTTGTTTATGATAAAAGCCTGGCTCTTCAGTGTTCTATTCAAAGCCCGGAAGTTTTCTCTGTGATTAAGGAATGCGGTGTCCTTGGGGCTTTGAACAAATTCACCAGCaaaaaggcttttttctgggCAATGTATGCACAAGGCGGAGAGGAACTAACAATTTTTCTTGACCATCTGGCTCCTTATCAAAAGTGGTGA